A single window of Salvia splendens isolate huo1 chromosome 6, SspV2, whole genome shotgun sequence DNA harbors:
- the LOC121809374 gene encoding uncharacterized protein LOC121809374, whose protein sequence is MNINLFKATKMEFDTRYRKGNFGRSSLPKNPNETMKVLVTIAVGVLLGFFLGVSFPSLSLTRLNITTALIHDFVIIGDKSTTNFTQDNPSSTSRNQTTTDVSQIWVPSNPKGAERLPPGIVASESDLYMRRLWGKPSEDLTSEPKYLVTFTVGYYQRNNIDLAVKKFSENFTILLFHYDGRTSEWDEFEWSKRAIHVSAIKQTKWWYAKRFLHPDIVAAYDYIFIWDEDLGVEHFDAEEYIKLVRKYDLEISQPGLEPNRGTTWQMTKRRGGQDVHKITEEKPGWCSDPHLPPCAAFVEIMAPVFSRDAWRCVWHMIQNDLVHGWGLDLALRRCVEPAHERIGVVDAQWIVHQTVPSLGNQGQAEEGKAPWQGVRQRCKNEWEMFRNRMENAEKTYYNSINSTEHT, encoded by the exons ATGAACATTAATCTTTTTAAAGCTACAAAAATGGAATTCGATACCAGGTACAGAAAGGGGAATTTCGGGCGAAG CTCGTTGCCTAAAAATCCAAATGAGACGATGAAGGTGCTTGTTACCATCGCTGTTGGCGTGCTGCTTGGCTTCTTCTTAGGAGTGTCATTTCCATCATTGTCATTAACAAGG CTAAATATTACAACTGCTCTTATTCACGACTTTGTAATAATTGGAGACAAAAGTACAACTAACTTTACACAAGACAATCCGAGTAGCACTTCCAGAAATCAAACCACGACAGATGTCTCACAG ATTTGGGTTCCATCAAATCCGAAGGGTGCAGAGCGGCTGCCACCAGGTATTGTTGCATCAGAATCAGACTTATACATGCGGAGACTTTGGGGTAAACCTAGTGAG GACTTGACCAGCGAACCAAAGTATCTTGTCACCTTTACTGTTGGTTATTATCAAAGGAATAACATTGATTTAGCAGTGAAAAAG TTCTCGGAGAACTTTACCATCCTTTTGTTTCATTATGATGGAAGAACAAGTGAATGGGATGAGTTTGAGTGGTCAAAACGAGCTATTCATGTTAGTgctataaaacaaacaaaatg GTGGTACGCTAAAAGGTTTCTGCATCCGGATATTGTTGCTGCATATGATTACATATTTATTTGGGATGAAGACCTAGGGGTCGAACATTTTGACGCAGAAGA GTATATAAAACTCGTGAGGAAGTATGATCTAGAAATTTCACAGCCGGGATTGGAACCTAACAGGGGTACAACATGGCAGATGACAAAAAGAAGAGGTGGCCAAGACGTTCACAA GATAACAGAGGAGAAGCCGGGTTGGTGCTCCGACCCCCATTTGCCGCCCTGTGCAGC ttttgtagaaatcatggctcCTGTATTTTCACGAGATGCATGGCGCTGCGTTTGGCACATGATTCAG AACGACTTGGTGCACGGATGGGGACTGGACCTGGCCCTCCGAAGATGTGTTGAG CCTGCTCATGAGAGAATCGGAGTGGTAGATGCTCAGTGGATTGTCCATCAAACAGTTCCTTCACTGGGAAACCAG GGCCAAGCAGAAGAGGGGAAGGCTCCGTGGCAAGGG GTGAGACAGAGGTGTAAAAACGAGTGGGAGATGTTCAGAAATCGAATGGAGAATGCAGAAAAGACTTATTACAATTCCATTAACTCGACAGAGCATACATAG